The DNA sequence TCAACTAAGGTCCAGAAGCTGCATGAAATACCTTCTAATTAGACTGCAGAATGCTGGACTGAGCAGCAAAAACTCAAGTCACacttagtggtcaggggtcttTTCTCTAACTCCTTAATTATCTGAGTTTGATTTTGCTTTCTTCCTGAAAGCTGTTTATAAGTGCTTTCAATGGTCTATTTATTTGTGCTACCCCTTTGCTCTGACAAAAATATATGGGATTTCACTGTTGCTATTTAGACTTGCTGGTAACTGGCTTTAGTGCCCAGAGCCATTTGTGAGTGCAGCACCTTTCTCTTCACAATGAAGTGTTCTATGCTTCCCTTTTACATAAAATAGCTTATTTACAGCTTAAACTTTATGTACAGCTCTTCACTGTCTAGAAACAAGGACAAAATTCCTCACCTGTCCTGAGTTTCTATACTTAGAAGCCAGGGCTCCTGCGACAGCCCGGTCCacattggcactgtcaaacacaATAAAAGGAGCATGTCCTCCAAGCTCCATGGAAACTCTCTTCACAGTACCAGCTGCGTGTTTCAGCAAGATCTGTAGGCAAAAGAAGAGACACACTCATCTGCACCTCTAACAGATGTGAACAGTGGAATCATGGATGCAAGGGAGTGAAAAATTAACTCTGGCAAGGAAATAATCTGCATCTTCTCTACAATGTTAGACCATCTCCTATGACAAAAGCAACTTTCATCCATTAAAATCCTTAAAGATGAAATTCTGGCCAAGGACTAATGCAGAGAAAGATTTTGATGAACTTCAGGTCAGGTTAAGCTTTTATATACTAATATTGtcaacttttttttgtttgttctatTTGTCAAGGTAATAAAATCTTGGTTACTCTTATGGTAGTTTTCCAGGATCTGACACAATTTGGTATTATGATTTGCCTTGATACCAGACCTTTGCTTCATTCTGCATACAGCCATCCTAGAGAACTGTCATTTTGTAGCCACACTGCAGTTTTAGTGATTCAGTTAGAGATGGTGACAAGACTTCTAATTGACTACGGTTGATAGCAGAGATTCCAGGGCCTCACTCCTCTAATACTTTCTCTCAACTGCTGAAGCCATTCTTGAATGGCTCCTTTCAAACTCAGTTTCAGTGTTCTTATTAGTATGTTGTCACCTTACGATATAGACCAAGAACATAGTGTACAGGACTGTTCACATTATAGTTTAATAAAGGGCAGTTATCAAGAATTACAGACAGGCATCGTTCTGTGAAGTACTGACGCTAAAACATATAAGCAGTATTTCAAGAGTTACACAATTATTTGGACAATCTGTCCACAGCAGCCAGAAAAGAAGGCTCTCTATAAAGGCACACACTTTCCCCCTACCTTTCTAGTATAATCACAGTAACAATCTTCAAGGATATTCTGTCCACGTATGTACCTTTCCTGTTGCTGTAGAGCCAGTAAAAGATATTTTGGATACCAATGGATCAGTGCATAGAACTTCCCCTACAGCTGCAGTCTGTTGTCTGGAACAAGGGACAACATTATACACTCCTGCTGGGATTCCAGCCTGGTTTGCAAGCtgtaacaaaagaaaaacagaatttgCATAATTAGTGCATTTTGTAAGAGGAATAGTCACTTAATGATTGTTCATTGTTTTGAAGAAAACAGTCTGTAAGTCAATGGAAGCCAAGAGGACTCAGCACAACCAGGAACAGGTGCCACAGGTGCTGGAGAGAGCAGCTTTGCTCCATCTGTGTTCAAAAGAACCAAATTAGAGATATAAGGATATTTTGAGTATCAAAATGGCCCAATCCACTTTGAGGCTCTAGACCATATTAGAGGCAATTTGCAAAGATTCTCACTAAACTAAAACACCTGCCTGCATCAAGTCAGTTTGTCCTTTCTTTACATATGCAGCTGGCCAGAGCTACATTCTAAGCCCATCTGGATTCCCTGTTTACAGTATCAGTCAGTTGTTGAGGTAAATCTTTGTACTGAAAGCTCACCTCCCCAAGAGCTAATGCTGATAAAGGTGTGTCCTCTGCAGGTTTCACCACTACTGTACAGCCAGCTGCCAGAGCCGCACCAACCTTCCGGGTAATCATAGCGCTGGGAAAATTCCACTAGGAAGAGAGAAAATAGTACAATCAAAGTTGGGAAAATTTTGCCTCCTGTTTTTGCAGAAGTAAGTGACATTTTGAATGGGGGGGCTGAGCTGGAAACCTTAACGTGACTCAGAAGAGTTCAGCTGTGCTTACCGGGGTTATAATGGCTGCCACTCCTACTGGCTGCTTCAGCACCAGGACTCTTCTGTCCTTTGCAGATGCTGGAATAACATCACCATAAATCCGCCGAGCCTCCTCCGCAAACCACTCCAGAAACGAGGCTGAGTATGTGATTTCACCCTGTGCTTCTTTCAGAGGCTTCCCCTTTGATTAAATCAGATTGAAGATACATTGTAAGCAGCAAACAGAAGCAACACAAACAAATTCAAGCAATTACGGAGTTTCTCTTCTTTTCAAAGTACTTTATGATCCCCTCCCTCCGACGCACACTGTGATCTCCAGCAAGGATTATATGATTGCAGCAGCAGTAGTTGTGTGGATTCAATATACCATCATTGTATAGTCAATAATTTGTATGCTGTGCCTGGATTCACACCTGCCCAGGACAAGGAAGAGAAATAGCAAATGTAGTATGCATTTATTTACAAACTCTAAGTTAGCTGCTATTACCACTCTGAAGAAAGACACAAATCACGTCAAAACAGTTACAAGTTTATGCCAGGGTTATTTGTTTTGGCAATATTGCTTTGGACCACCCCCAGGTCTGATCCTATGGACCGAACGACCATTAGCAGCAGTGACACAACAGAGGATCTGCTGAAGTATCTTCCAGCAAGGTTTTGTCCAAAAGGTCACCAGTTTGTGAGCTCCCAGACTACTCAGTGACACCAACTGTATGAATCCAACTTGGAGACTTGCTTGATTTTTCCCAGTTACAAGCATTTCTGCCACGGGGACCATGGATGGTGAATGTACCCTTTTGCATGCCATGAAGCAAAACATGGGTCTGGTTTCCTCTGGTTAGGTACTACCCTTATCAAACCAATGCACTTTATGTATGTCCGGAGGAGGAATGTTTGAAACGTCACCCAGTGACGTAGCAGAGCAATGTGAGTGCACAATATGCCCAAAATTATTTAAACGGACATGATGGCTAACTGGTGAAGCACGCAGGGAGAGGTTTGACGGGTGTCACTTTTAATGGTGTCCCTGTTCGCCTGCCTGTGTTGGGTTTCCCAGCGCGAGtggcagcacggggcagtgcCCGTGCCCACTCCCGCCGCCCCACTCACGTTCTCGGCTGTGATGATCCGCGCCAGCTCCTCCTTGTTCTCCATCATCAGCTCGTACCATCTGCGGAGGCGCGCGCTCCTCTcctgggaggagggagagacaAGGCTGCCGCGGCCGCCGCACGCAGGGACGGGGAAGCGAGGCCCCGGGAGACCCGACCGGAGCGGAACGGACGGCCCCGGGGCCCCCTCGCCGCCACCTCCCGCGGCCGCTCACCTTGGCGGGGAGGCGGCCCCAGCCGGCGCCGGCTTCGTGCGCGGCCCGCACAGCCGCCCGCGCCTCGGCCGCCCCGCAGTCGGACACCCGACCCAGCTCCTCGCCGCTGGCCGGGTCCTGCACGGGGAAAGCGGCGGCCGTCTCCACCCATCGGCCGCCCACCAGGCCGCCCCGGCGCACCAGCGCGGCGGACAGGGCCCGGCTGGCGGCCCGCGCCGGCCCCGGGGCGAGCGGCGCGGGGCGCAgcaggaggcggcggcgggcggcggcggcgccccgCGGCAGGAGGGTGGCCATGGCCGCGCTCCGGCGACAGGCGGCACAGCCGGGCACggcccgcccgcgccgccccggAGGAGGAGCTGCCGAGGG is a window from the Passer domesticus isolate bPasDom1 chromosome 1, bPasDom1.hap1, whole genome shotgun sequence genome containing:
- the ALDH5A1 gene encoding LOW QUALITY PROTEIN: succinate-semialdehyde dehydrogenase, mitochondrial (The sequence of the model RefSeq protein was modified relative to this genomic sequence to represent the inferred CDS: deleted 1 base in 1 codon) — its product is MIPVRSFPHRILCDSRPPLSLRSGGLNGRGTRGSGKQKPLPPPAPAATLPPPPGRHPPPCPGETPLLARPLGSSSSGAARAGRARLCRLSPERGHGHPPAAGRRRRPPPPPAAPRAARPGAGAGRQPGLSAALVRRGGLVGGRWVETAAAFPVQDPASGEELGRVSDCGAAEARAAVRAAHEAGAGWGRLPAKERSARLRRWYELMMENKEELARIITAENGKPLKEAQGEITYSASFLEWFAEEARRIYGDVIPASAKDRRVLVLKQPVGVAAIITPWNFPSAMITRKVGAALAAGCTVVVKPAEDTPLSALALGELANQAGIPAGVYNVVPCSRQQTAAVGEVLCTDPLVSKISFTGSTATGKILLKHAAGTVKRVSMELGGHAPFIVFDSANVDRAVAGALASKYRNSGQTCVCTNRFLVQKGIHDEFVEKFAKAIDKELHVGNGFDAKTTQGPLINEKAVEKVEKHIKDAVSQGASVVTGGKRHSLGKNFFEPTLLTNVTTKMLCTQEETFGPLAPVIRFETEAEAVAIANAANVGLAGYFYSQDPAQIWRVAEQLEVGMVGVNEGIISSAECPFGGVKESGLGREGSKYGIDEYLEIKYVCFGGL